A stretch of the Candidatus Zixiibacteriota bacterium genome encodes the following:
- a CDS encoding transposase yields MTNIRRYFDHGNVYFLTHVTHKRAPILLDHVDLLWLAFDRPSKTSSYEMPAWVILPDHIHMLISSDKEDLSLLVRRFKLSFSGYYRKRVGSGSGRVWQNRYWDHVIRDTADMNRHIDYIHYNPIKHGLATNPFDWTQSSIHKYFERGYYSRDWGSLFKVDEVGE; encoded by the coding sequence ATGACGAACATTCGACGATATTTCGATCACGGCAATGTCTATTTCCTGACCCATGTCACGCACAAACGTGCCCCGATTCTTCTGGACCACGTTGATCTTTTGTGGCTGGCATTCGACAGACCCTCCAAAACGTCATCATATGAGATGCCGGCGTGGGTCATACTGCCCGACCATATCCACATGCTGATATCCTCGGATAAGGAAGATCTCTCGTTACTGGTCCGCCGCTTTAAATTGTCCTTTTCGGGCTATTATCGTAAACGTGTTGGTTCAGGCAGCGGGCGCGTCTGGCAAAACCGTTATTGGGATCATGTTATTAGAGACACAGCAGACATGAATCGTCACATTGATTATATACACTACAATCCGATTAAACACGGTTTGGCGACAAATCCGTTTGATTGGACGCAGAGTTCTATACACAAATATTTCGAGCGGGGATATTACAGTCGCGATTGGGGTTCGTTATTCAAGGTTGACGAAGTTGGCGAATAA